The sequence CCGCGCCCACACCGACACGCTCCCACCCGCCGGCCCGGCCCGCACCGAAGCCGTCGTCGGCATGATCGTCCGCCTCTACACCGGCCCGCTCTTCCGCGCCGCACTCCAGCTCTGGGTCGCCGCCGCCACCGAGGAACCACTGCGCGAACGCATCATCCGACTGGAAGGACACGTCGGACGCGAGGCCCACCGCGCCGCCCTCGAATTCCTCGGCGCCGACGAGAGCCGACCCGGCGTGCGCGAAACCGTCCAGGCCACCCTCGACCTCGCCCGCGGCCTCGGCCTCGCCAATCTCCTCACCGACGACAGCCTCCGACGATCCGGAGTGATCCGGCAGTGGGCGAGCCTTCTTGAGAGTACGCTGCGCCCGGTAGGCCCATGACGCCCGTACACCTGCCCGACCGGTAACCCTCACCAAGGGGTCGCCGGGCGGACCATGTCCGTGCAGTCTGGAGAAGAACCCCGGCCGCACGGACCACGAGGCCCGCCCGGCCGGGCACGAGCCGAACCGGGGTGCTGCCTGATCATGCGGAGAGACGAGTGGGACGCGACCGACGCGCCCGACGCCACCGGCCCCCGAACGGGCGCCGCCCCCGCACGCCCGGACGGCCACCGCCTCGTCCCCCTCGCCACCGCCCTGCTCCAGGACGACGGACTGATCCTGCACTGGAGCGAGGACGCCGAAGCACTGCTCGGCTGGACCGCCGAAGAAGCCGTCGGCAACCACGCCGCCCGGCTGCTCACCGACGACAGCGACCGCCCCGAGGTCCTCGAACTCTTCGCCCGCATCATGAGCGGCAAAGGCTGGACCGGCGTCTTCCCCGTCCGCCACCGCGACGGCCACACCGTCGACCTCGAATTCCGCACCTACCCGATCGCCGGACCCGGCGGCACCCTGCTGCTGCTCGCCACCGCCTCCGACACCGCCGCCCTGCACCGCGTCGAGGCCGACCTCGCCGTACTCGACGGCATCTTCGGCCAGTCCCCGATCGGCATGGCCGTCTACGACACCGAACTGCGCTACGTACGGCTCAACGAATCCCTGGCCCGGATGAACGGCGTACCCGTCGCCGCCCACCTAGGCCGCCGCATCAGCAGCGTCCTGCCCGGCATCAACAGCGCCGAGATAGAACACATCATGAAGCAGGTGCTCGCCACCGGCCGACCCGTCGTCGACGCCCGCTCGCACGGCCGCGTCCCCGGCGACCCCCGCCGCGACCGCGCCTGGTCCGCCTCCTACTTCCGGCTCGAGGACTCCACCGGCCGCGTCTTCGGCGTCTGCTCCTCGATCATCGACGTCACCGAACGCTTCCAGGCCGAAGCCCGCGCCGCCCGCGCCCAGGAACGCCTCGCCACCATCGCCGAAGCCACCGCCCGCATCGGCACCACCCTCGACCTCCAGCGCACCGCCGAAGAACTCATCGAGGCCGTCGTCCCCAGATTCGCCGACTTCGCCACCGTCGACCTGCTCGAAACCGTCCTGCGCGGCGCCGAACCCACCCCCATCCCCGAGGACCGAAGCGTCCAACTGCGCGCCGTCGCCGTCGGCGAATCCTACGAGACCGGCCTCGTGCACGCCGTCGACACCGTCGGCGAAGTCACCGAATACGCCCCCGGCCGCAGCTACAACCAGTGCCTGCGCAGCGGCCGCCCCCTGCTGCGCGCCCACGTCGACGAAGAAGTCCTGCGCGGCCTCGTCGCCAGCCCCGACCGCGTCGCCCCCGGCCTCGCGGCCGGCATCCACTCCTACCTGATGCTCCCGGTCACCGCCCGGGGCATGGTCCTCGGCGGCGCCGAATTCATCCGGATGCGCAACCCCGAACCCTTCACCGCCTCCGACGTCGCACTCGCCGAGGAACTCGTCGCCCGCACCGCCCTCGCCATCGACAACGCCCGGCTCTACCGGCGCGAACGCGAGACCGCGCTCACCCTCCAGCGCAGCCTGCTGCCCCAGGAGATCCACCGCACCCTCGGCCTCGAGATCGCCTACCGCTACCTGCCCTCCAGCGTCACCAGCGAGGTCGGCGGCGACTGGTTCGACGTCGTCCCGCTCTCCTGCGGCCGGGTCGCCCTCGTCGTCGGCGACGTCATGGGACACGGCATCAGGGCCGCCGCCACCATGGGACAGCTGCGCACCGTCGCCCGAACCCTCGCCACCCTCGACATGCCGCCCGAGCAGGTGCTCACCCGCCTGGACGAGACCGCCTCCGGCATCGGCGAGGGTCAGTTCGCCACCTGCGTCTGCGCCGTCTACGACCCGCTCGAACGCACCCTCCAGATCGCCTCCGCCGGCCACCTGCCCCCGGTCTGGGTCGCCCCGGACGGCACCTCCCGGCGGATCGACACACCGCCCGGCGTCCCGCTCGGCGTCGGCGGCGTGGCCTTCGAATCGGTCCGGTTCGTCCTCCCCGAAGGCGGCATGGTCGCCCTCTACACCGACGGCCTGGTCGAACGGCGCGGCCAGGACCTCGACGAGGGCATCGACCTGCTCGCCCGCACCCTGTCCGGCCCCGGCCGCACCCTGGAGGAGAACTGCGACGCCGTGCTCGCCGCACTGGTCAGCGGCGGCAGCGACGACGACATCGCCATGATCATGGCCCGGGCACTGCCCCTGCCCACCGACCGCGTCGCCACCCTGCCGCTCACCGGCGACGGCCGCCTCCCCGGCAAGGCCCGCCGGTTCACCCGCAGCACCCTCGCCGACTGGGGCCTGTCCGCCCTCGCCGACTACGCCGAACTCCTGGTCAGCGAACTCGTCACCAACGCCCTGCTGCACGCCGACGCCCCGCGCCGGCTGCGGCTCTTCCGCGACCGGGTGCTCACCGTCGAGGTCGCCGACACCGGCGGCCAGACACCGCAGCTGCGCCCCTTCGCCGAACAGGACGAGGGCGGTCGCGGCATGTTCCTGGTCAGCGAACTCGCCCAGCGCTGGGGCAGCCGCCTGACCAGGGACGGCAAGGTGGTCTGGGCCGAACTGGAACTCCCCTTCGGCGCGGGCTGAGCGACAGCCGCCCGGTCCGGCCCGGTCCGGTCCGGCCCGGTCCGGGGCCGTGCGCCGGGTCGGCCGGGGCTGGGCTCGGCCCTCGTCCTCCTCGGACAGCCGCTGCTCCTGGTCCCGTTCGGCATCGCGGCAATCGTCCGGGGCCGGCCCGCGATCGGGGTCCCGACCACCGCCGGGCCGCTGCTGTTCGTCCTGGCGGTCGTGTGGCTCCACCGGGCCGGTGGACGGCTTCCGGTGCTCTACTGCTACCAGCGCGGCGCCGTGCTGTACCGGCTCGGCCGGGCGGACGCGTACGCCTGGTCGCAGCTGCGCCACCGGGAGCGCCGGCGGACCGTCCGCGAGGAGCACGTCGACACCGAACGGGTCCGCACCGAGGTGTACGCGCAGGACGGCACACCGCTGATGGAACTGCGCAACAGCCGCCGGACGCTGATCGAGCACACCGACCGGCTGCCCTGACTCCGGCTGAGCCGACCCCGACCGGCGGGCAACGCACGACGGCGCGGGCCGCCCTGGGGATTCCGGGAGCGGCCCGCGCCGGTGGGTCGGTGCCTCAATGGGTCGGCGCACCGGTCGTCAGTGCACCGGGGTCCGCTCCGGCTCCGGCGCCGCGGTCGGCAACTCCGGGGCGCCCGCGGCGGTCCGGTCGCCCAGCCCCCGCAGCAGGCGCCAGGCCAGCACCGCCGCACCCAGCAGCAGCGCGCCCGCCAGCATCCCGGCCACGTTGACGCCGTGGACGAAGGACGTCCTGGCGCTCTCCAGCAGCGGTCCGGCCAGAGTGTCCGGCAGCCCGTGGGCCGCCTCCACCGCACCGCCCAGCGACTCGCCGGCCTGCGCGGCCGTCGCCGGGTCCGCCCCCGCCGGGACCACCAGCCGGCCCGCGTACAGGGCGCCGACCACCGAGCCGACCAGGGCGATGCCGAGCGCGGTGCCCAGCTCGTACGCGGTCTCGGAGACCGCCGACGCTGCGCCCGCCCGGTCGGCGGGCGCGGCGGTCAGCACCAGGTCGGCGCCGAGCGTGTACACCACACCCTCGGCCGTGCCGACGAGCAGGAACGCGGCGGCCAGCAGCAGATAGGTGGAGTCCTGCTGGATCCAGCCGAGCATGCCGATCCCGACACCCATCACCAGCAGACCGGCGGTCAGTGCCGTCCGGGCCCCGGTGCGGCGCACCAGCCGGGCGGTCAGCAGACCGCCGACCACCGCGCCGGCGAAGGCGGGCAGCTCGGCCAGACCGGCCTTGAGCGGTGGGTAGCCGCGGACCAGCTGGAGGTACTGGGAGGTCACGAAGACCACGCCGGAGAGCCCGATCAGCGCGATCAGCGAGGCCAGCACGGCGGCCGTGAACCGGCGGTCGCGGAACAGCCGGACGTCCAGCAGCGGGGTGTCCAGCCGCAGCTGGCGCCGGACGAACACGGTCAGCGCGACCGCGCCCAGTACGGCGGTGACCGGCACGTCCCAGCGCAGGACGCCGTGCGCGGCCGCCTCCTTGATCGCGTAGACCACGCCGATCACACCGGCGAGCGAGAGCAGTACGCTCAGCACGTCCCAGCGGCCCGGGTTCGGGTCCTTGGACTCGGGCAGCAGCCAGGCGCCGAACACGAGCAGCAGCACCAGCACCGGGATGTTCAGCAGGAAGACCGAACCCCACCAGAAGTGCTCCAGCAGCACCCCGCCGACCACCGGGCCGAGCGCGGCGCCGGCCGTCGCGGCGGCGCCCCAGATGCCGATCGCGGTGGCCCGCTCGCGGTCGTCCGGGAAGAGGGTCCGGATCAGCGACAGGGTGGACGGCATGATCGTCGCCCCGGCCACGCCGAGCAGCGCGCGGGCCAGGATCAGCCAGCCGGCGGAGGGCGAGTACGCGGCCAGCAGCGAGGCGGCGCCGAACGCGGTGGCGCCGATCAGCAGCAGGCGCTTGCGGCCGATCCGGTCGCTGAGCGAGCCCATCGAGACCAGCAGTCCGGCGAGCACGAAGGAGTAGGCGTCGCCTATCCACAGCAGCTGGGTGCCGCTGGGACGCAGGGTCTCGCTGATCGAGGGGATGGCCAGGGAGAGGACGGTCGCGTCGACGGCGACCAGGGTGACGGCCAGGACGAGGACGGCGAGGCCGGTCCAGCGCTGGCGGGGCTGGAGGTGGACGGTACTGCTCATGGGTATCGGTGTCCGGTTTCCGGTCCGGTGTGCGGCAGGTGGGGTGAGGGTGTGGGGGATCGGTGGCGTGCGCGGGGCCGGGGCGGCCGCGGGGTCAGAGCGGTCGCGGGGCGCGCAGCGCGCCGCCGAGGAAGAGCTCGGCGAGCGAGAAGGCGGCGTCGCGCGGGGCCAGCCGGCCGTCCTGGATCGCCCAGCCGATCCCGGCGACCAGGTCGAAGAAGGCCTCGCTGAGCCAGGCGGCGGAGAGTTCGACGCGGAACACGCCCTGTTGCTGTCCGCGGAGGAACAGGGCGTGCATCCGGGCGATCTGGGACTCCCAGAGCTCGTTGACCCGGTCGTCGTCGTAGAGCTGGTTCTCCCCGGCGAGGAAGGCGCAGAGCGTGGCGTCCGGGACCACCGCGTCGACCAGGCGGCGCAGCGCGGCGTGCGGGTCGCCCTCCTCGACGGCGGCGGTGTCGAGCGCGGCGCCGAAGCGCTGGAGCCCGAGCATGCCGACCTCGCGGATCAGCGCGTCCCGGCCCGGGAAGAGCCGGTGCAGGGTGGCGCGGCTGATGCCCGCGGTGCGGGCGATCTCGTCGAGATGGGCGGTCGGGCGGCGGGAGAGCACGCCGACGGCGGCTTCGAGAACGGAGTCACGGTCGGTGGCCATGAGGCGAGTGTACTCCGAATGAGACATGGATGTCTCATTATTATTCTTGGTGCTTCATTCGAGTCATCGCTGTCCGGTCCCGGGCAGCGGACGGCGGACGGGTGGCGACCGGCGGGCAGCGGACGGGCGACGGGCCGTGGGCCGTCGGCGGGCAGCAAAAAACCGGGGACGGCGAGTGCCGTCCCCGGTCGTGGGCGCCGCGGTCCGCGCGGCCGCCGGTCAGCTCTGGTTGTAGAAGCCGGTCTCGTCGAGCGGGCGGTCGATGACCATCACCTCGACCTCCGCCGGGGTGAGCAGGAAGACCCGCTTGGCGATCCGCTCGATGCCGCCGCGGGTGCCGAAGATCAGGCCGGAGGCGAAGTCGACCATGCGCTTGGCCTCCGCCTCCTCCATCTCGGTCAGGTCCATGACGACCGGGATGCTCGCCCGGATGTGCTCGCCGACCGTACGGGCCGCCTCGAACCCGGTCGGCCGCAGGGAGACGATCTTCGTCGGGGCGGGCGAGGACGACACCGTCTCCTGCTCGACCCACTCGTCGTCGTACACCGCGGCCGGGTAGCTCCCGGAGGGCATCAGCCACCCGTTGTGGTGCTCGTCGCGAAGTGCTCCCATGCCGCGCCTCCCTGCCTCTGTTCCGTACAGGTCCCCCGGTGCGCGTGTCCTTTTGACACGTCATCCACTCGTCGGAACTGTCCGAGTATCGCACTGATCACCGGTGTCGTGCCCGCTCGCGCGGTCCGTACGAGTCGCGCCGCGCCGGGGCCCCGGGTGGACCCGGGCACCAGTTGCGACGCGGGGGAACGACGTACGGTTGCGCGCGTAGACCATATCGGTCGCGGTCACCGCGCAATTGACCTACTGTCAACAATGCGGGAACGATTTCACACGGGACCGACAACGACCCCGACCGGCCGAGCGGATTTGATCTCCCGCGCGCCCGGCGTGCCGGATCGGACGCCCGGCGCTCAGTCAGTAACCGTGCGCCGCCGCCGGGCAGCGGCCCGTCCGACCTGGGCCAGGGTCGCCAGCCCGAGCAGTCCGAGCGCCCCGACGGAGAGCAGGAAGCCGGTCGATCCGGGCTCGCGCGCGGTGGCCGCCGCCGCGACGTAGACCGCGGTGACCGGGACCACCCCGAGCGCGGTCGCCCCGATGAAGGAGCCGAACCGGACCCCGGAGACGGCGGCGCCGTAGTTGGCCGCCTGGAACGGCAGGCCGGGGAACAGCCGGAGCAGCAGGACGCTGCGGAAGCCCTGGTCGGTGAAGCGCCGGTCCAGCGCCACCAGTACGCGCCCGCGCAGCAGGCGGCGCAGCGCGTCCTGTCCCAGCCAGCGGGCGAGCCCGAAGGCTGCGGCCGCGCCGAGGGTGGTGCCCAGGACGGCGAGCAGCAGGCCCTCCTGCAGTCCGAGCAGCAGTCCGGCGGCCGCGTTCAGGGCGGGCCGGGGGAAGAACGCCACCGTTCCCACCGCGTACACCGCGGCGAACAGGGGTCCGCGCCAGTACCAGGGCATCCCGTGGGACAGTCCGCCGTCGAGCAGGGCGGTGGGGCTCCACAGCAGCAGCGATCCGGCCGCCGCGCCGAGGATCGCCACCAGTACGGCGAACCGCGGCCAGGGCGAGCGGGCCGGCTGCCCCTCGGCCGGGGCCGGGGCCGGGGCCGGGGTCGGGGTTCCGGTGCCGACGGGAGCCGCGCCGTGTTCCGGGGCGGATCCGGTCGCCGGTGCGGGGCCGTCGGCCGGAACGGATCCGATGGCCGTGGCGGAGCCGTCGGCCGGCGCGGGGCCGGGCGGCGGCGGGGAGGTCACGGGTGCGGGCACCGCTCGAGCGTAACCGGGTCGCCCGCCGGCCCGGGACGTGGGTGGTCCCGGGCCGGCGGGGAGGGCGGAGCGGCCGGGCTCAGCCCCGGGCGGTGGGCACGGACCCGTAGAACCACCACTGGTTGAGCCCGTAGGTCTGCGGCCACTGGATCACCGGGGTGCCGTCCGCCGGGGAGGCACCCTGGACGTCCAGGTTGAGGCCGCTGTTGA comes from Streptomyces sp. TLI_053 and encodes:
- a CDS encoding TetR/AcrR family transcriptional regulator gives rise to the protein MTTHPAAARTPQQDRSRATRARLLAAAVDCLAELGWHGSTVAVVAERAGVSRGAAQHHFPTREDLFTAAVEHVTAERLAAVRAHTDTLPPAGPARTEAVVGMIVRLYTGPLFRAALQLWVAAATEEPLRERIIRLEGHVGREAHRAALEFLGADESRPGVRETVQATLDLARGLGLANLLTDDSLRRSGVIRQWASLLESTLRPVGP
- a CDS encoding SpoIIE family protein phosphatase; its protein translation is MRRDEWDATDAPDATGPRTGAAPARPDGHRLVPLATALLQDDGLILHWSEDAEALLGWTAEEAVGNHAARLLTDDSDRPEVLELFARIMSGKGWTGVFPVRHRDGHTVDLEFRTYPIAGPGGTLLLLATASDTAALHRVEADLAVLDGIFGQSPIGMAVYDTELRYVRLNESLARMNGVPVAAHLGRRISSVLPGINSAEIEHIMKQVLATGRPVVDARSHGRVPGDPRRDRAWSASYFRLEDSTGRVFGVCSSIIDVTERFQAEARAARAQERLATIAEATARIGTTLDLQRTAEELIEAVVPRFADFATVDLLETVLRGAEPTPIPEDRSVQLRAVAVGESYETGLVHAVDTVGEVTEYAPGRSYNQCLRSGRPLLRAHVDEEVLRGLVASPDRVAPGLAAGIHSYLMLPVTARGMVLGGAEFIRMRNPEPFTASDVALAEELVARTALAIDNARLYRRERETALTLQRSLLPQEIHRTLGLEIAYRYLPSSVTSEVGGDWFDVVPLSCGRVALVVGDVMGHGIRAAATMGQLRTVARTLATLDMPPEQVLTRLDETASGIGEGQFATCVCAVYDPLERTLQIASAGHLPPVWVAPDGTSRRIDTPPGVPLGVGGVAFESVRFVLPEGGMVALYTDGLVERRGQDLDEGIDLLARTLSGPGRTLEENCDAVLAALVSGGSDDDIAMIMARALPLPTDRVATLPLTGDGRLPGKARRFTRSTLADWGLSALADYAELLVSELVTNALLHADAPRRLRLFRDRVLTVEVADTGGQTPQLRPFAEQDEGGRGMFLVSELAQRWGSRLTRDGKVVWAELELPFGAG
- a CDS encoding MFS transporter — translated: MSSTVHLQPRQRWTGLAVLVLAVTLVAVDATVLSLAIPSISETLRPSGTQLLWIGDAYSFVLAGLLVSMGSLSDRIGRKRLLLIGATAFGAASLLAAYSPSAGWLILARALLGVAGATIMPSTLSLIRTLFPDDRERATAIGIWGAAATAGAALGPVVGGVLLEHFWWGSVFLLNIPVLVLLLVFGAWLLPESKDPNPGRWDVLSVLLSLAGVIGVVYAIKEAAAHGVLRWDVPVTAVLGAVALTVFVRRQLRLDTPLLDVRLFRDRRFTAAVLASLIALIGLSGVVFVTSQYLQLVRGYPPLKAGLAELPAFAGAVVGGLLTARLVRRTGARTALTAGLLVMGVGIGMLGWIQQDSTYLLLAAAFLLVGTAEGVVYTLGADLVLTAAPADRAGAASAVSETAYELGTALGIALVGSVVGALYAGRLVVPAGADPATAAQAGESLGGAVEAAHGLPDTLAGPLLESARTSFVHGVNVAGMLAGALLLGAAVLAWRLLRGLGDRTAAGAPELPTAAPEPERTPVH
- a CDS encoding TetR/AcrR family transcriptional regulator, which produces MATDRDSVLEAAVGVLSRRPTAHLDEIARTAGISRATLHRLFPGRDALIREVGMLGLQRFGAALDTAAVEEGDPHAALRRLVDAVVPDATLCAFLAGENQLYDDDRVNELWESQIARMHALFLRGQQQGVFRVELSAAWLSEAFFDLVAGIGWAIQDGRLAPRDAAFSLAELFLGGALRAPRPL
- a CDS encoding cell division protein SepF, with amino-acid sequence MGALRDEHHNGWLMPSGSYPAAVYDDEWVEQETVSSSPAPTKIVSLRPTGFEAARTVGEHIRASIPVVMDLTEMEEAEAKRMVDFASGLIFGTRGGIERIAKRVFLLTPAEVEVMVIDRPLDETGFYNQS
- a CDS encoding VTT domain-containing protein, translated to MPAPVTSPPPPGPAPADGSATAIGSVPADGPAPATGSAPEHGAAPVGTGTPTPAPAPAPAEGQPARSPWPRFAVLVAILGAAAGSLLLWSPTALLDGGLSHGMPWYWRGPLFAAVYAVGTVAFFPRPALNAAAGLLLGLQEGLLLAVLGTTLGAAAAFGLARWLGQDALRRLLRGRVLVALDRRFTDQGFRSVLLLRLFPGLPFQAANYGAAVSGVRFGSFIGATALGVVPVTAVYVAAAATAREPGSTGFLLSVGALGLLGLATLAQVGRAAARRRRTVTD